One window of Verrucomicrobiia bacterium genomic DNA carries:
- a CDS encoding ATPase domain-containing protein has translation MQPESESRCPLGVSGLDEITGGGIPRNRLFLIQGDPGVGKTTLALLFLLEGIRRGEKVFYITLSETKEELQEVAESHGWSLDHLEVLELSTIEKHLQTLAPDTLFHPSEIELNRTTDFLTREIDRVKPARLVLDSLAELRLMSETPLRYRRQMLALKQFFAGRKATVLMLDDMTEQRDLQVQSVAHGVIGMEMLSLDYGMERRRLKITKMRGVNFRGGYHDFVIRPGGIDVFPRLVAAEFSGEFERDAMPTGIGQLDDLLAGGLDRGTSTLIVGPAGTGKSTLALQFAAACAARREKSSVFTFDENVGTLASRGDRLGLNLSNHVESGMIKVAQVDPASLTPGQFVHRIKQQVLKEGIRVVVIDSLNGYMNAAPSEKFLNIHLHELLAFLSHQGVTTIVTVAQMGMMGPMQGPVDVTYLADTVILLRFFEAKGSVRKAISVIKKRTGCPEDTIREFRIEPAGIRVGEPLRDFHGVLTGVPTFTGDAGQILTNSHVRKGAII, from the coding sequence ATGCAACCCGAATCGGAAAGCCGGTGCCCGCTGGGTGTCTCTGGCTTGGATGAAATCACAGGCGGCGGTATTCCCAGGAACCGGCTTTTCCTGATCCAAGGCGATCCTGGTGTCGGCAAAACGACACTGGCGCTTCTTTTTCTTCTCGAAGGAATTCGCAGAGGCGAGAAGGTCTTCTACATCACACTTTCGGAAACCAAGGAAGAACTCCAGGAGGTGGCGGAATCACACGGGTGGTCCCTCGATCATCTCGAGGTGCTCGAACTCTCAACCATCGAGAAACACCTTCAAACCCTCGCGCCTGACACTTTGTTTCATCCGTCGGAAATCGAGCTGAACCGAACCACGGATTTCCTGACGCGGGAAATCGACCGCGTAAAACCTGCCCGGCTCGTCCTTGATTCCCTCGCGGAATTGAGGCTGATGTCCGAGACGCCGCTGCGATACCGGCGGCAGATGCTCGCCCTGAAACAATTCTTCGCCGGACGCAAGGCTACGGTTTTGATGCTCGATGACATGACGGAGCAACGCGACCTGCAGGTGCAAAGCGTGGCGCACGGGGTTATCGGCATGGAGATGCTGTCGCTGGATTATGGGATGGAGCGGCGGCGCCTGAAGATCACCAAGATGCGCGGAGTTAATTTCCGCGGCGGTTACCACGACTTCGTCATTCGCCCGGGCGGGATCGATGTCTTTCCCCGTCTTGTTGCAGCTGAATTCTCGGGCGAGTTCGAGCGCGACGCGATGCCGACCGGCATCGGGCAACTCGATGATCTGCTCGCTGGCGGCTTGGACCGCGGGACAAGCACTCTCATCGTCGGCCCTGCCGGCACTGGGAAATCGACCCTGGCACTTCAGTTCGCAGCAGCCTGTGCCGCGCGTCGCGAGAAGTCATCAGTGTTCACCTTCGATGAAAACGTCGGGACGCTGGCAAGCCGCGGGGACCGGCTCGGATTGAATCTTTCGAATCACGTCGAGTCAGGCATGATCAAGGTCGCACAGGTCGATCCCGCCTCCCTCACCCCTGGCCAGTTTGTGCATCGGATCAAGCAGCAGGTGCTCAAGGAGGGCATCCGGGTTGTGGTCATCGACAGTCTCAACGGCTACATGAACGCCGCGCCCAGTGAAAAATTTCTCAACATTCACCTTCATGAACTCCTGGCGTTTCTGAGTCACCAGGGTGTGACCACGATTGTGACGGTTGCACAGATGGGGATGATGGGGCCGATGCAAGGGCCGGTGGATGTGACTTACCTGGCAGACACCGTGATCCTGCTGAGATTCTTCGAAGCAAAGGGCTCCGTCCGAAAAGCGATCTCCGTGATCAAGAAGCGCACGGGATGCCCCGAGGACACCATTCGCGAGTTCCGGATTGAGCCGGCTGGCATTCGCGTGGGTGAGCCGTTGCGTGACTTTCACGGCGTGTTGACAGGCGTGCCCACGTTCACAGGCGATGCCGGCCAGATTTTGACAAACTCCCATGTCCGGAAAGGTGCCATCATTTGA
- a CDS encoding ABC transporter ATP-binding protein: protein MALIELRNISKIYHLGGEEIRALDNVTLDIEAGEFISIIGPSGSGKSTLMHILGCLDSPTHGTLKLDGIEIQGASASRLARLRNQKIGFVFQFFNLLPKLNVLQNVELPMIYSGISARERHDRAMDALKLVGLDKRSKHRPMQISGGQQQRVAIARALVNNPRIVFADEPTGNLDSNTGDAILELFHKLSSEGRTIALVTHDPEIAARTPRKIEIRDGKVAQTLTPEFIGQKATVA from the coding sequence ATGGCGCTCATCGAGCTTCGGAACATCAGCAAGATCTATCACCTTGGCGGTGAGGAAATCCGTGCGCTGGACAATGTCACGCTCGATATCGAAGCAGGCGAATTCATTTCGATCATTGGACCCTCCGGCAGCGGCAAATCGACGCTGATGCATATCCTGGGCTGCCTCGATTCTCCCACCCATGGCACATTGAAGCTGGACGGAATTGAGATCCAGGGAGCTTCCGCTTCAAGGCTGGCCCGGCTGCGGAACCAGAAGATAGGGTTCGTGTTCCAGTTTTTCAATCTGCTGCCGAAGCTCAACGTTCTCCAGAACGTGGAGTTGCCAATGATTTACAGCGGGATTTCGGCGCGCGAGCGTCATGACCGCGCCATGGATGCGCTGAAGCTGGTTGGCCTCGATAAACGTTCCAAGCATCGGCCGATGCAGATTTCCGGCGGTCAACAGCAACGCGTCGCGATTGCACGGGCGCTTGTGAACAATCCCCGGATTGTTTTTGCAGACGAGCCCACTGGGAACCTCGATTCCAACACGGGCGACGCGATTCTCGAACTCTTCCACAAATTGAGCAGCGAAGGACGGACGATCGCCCTGGTGACGCATGATCCTGAGATTGCCGCACGCACGCCGCGGAAAATTGAGATTCGCGATGGCAAGGTGGCGCAAACCCTCACGCCTGAATTCATTGGGCAGAAAGCGACGGTGGCATGA
- a CDS encoding (2Fe-2S)-binding protein, with product MPRVTELHVNGSPVKLDADGERTLLSVLRDDLDLTGTKYGCGEAQCGACTVLLDGIATRSCIVNLGSVGKRKITTIEGLGKKGALHPLQAAFLKCDALQCGYCTSGMIMSAFALLQRKPDPSDAEIVRAMNGNICRCAVYRRILCAIREGAQAMKEAK from the coding sequence ATGCCGAGAGTGACCGAATTGCACGTCAACGGAAGCCCCGTCAAGCTCGACGCGGATGGGGAAAGAACCCTCCTCAGCGTTTTACGGGACGACCTGGACCTGACCGGCACCAAGTACGGTTGCGGTGAAGCGCAGTGCGGCGCATGCACGGTCCTGCTGGATGGAATCGCCACCCGTTCGTGCATTGTGAATCTCGGGAGTGTTGGCAAAAGGAAGATCACCACCATCGAAGGCCTGGGGAAAAAAGGGGCCCTGCATCCGTTGCAGGCAGCATTTCTGAAATGTGACGCGTTGCAGTGCGGCTATTGCACGTCAGGGATGATCATGAGTGCCTTCGCATTGCTCCAGCGAAAGCCCGACCCATCCGACGCTGAAATCGTTCGCGCCATGAACGGCAACATCTGCCGTTGTGCCGTGTACAGACGCATCCTTTGCGCGATTCGTGAAGGAGCCCAAGCGATGAAGGAGGCAAAATGA
- a CDS encoding sugar transferase: MNSHITPLLSAQAPGTADALLYRAMLTFLFQVQRIRAIWITGSTATLKRTTDVVCSALFLVLLSPVFLLIAILVKLEDGGPVFFAQRRVGQHGREFKMFKIRSMCMNAEAKMKELLDQNQHKDGVTFKIKNDPRITRVGRWLRKFSLDELPQFYNVLVGDMSLVGPRPPIPSEVSKYSLVHRRRLAIKPGITCLWQISGRSEIDFSGQVQLDIDYIENLSFWMDVKILLRTVPAVISGKGAY, translated from the coding sequence ATGAATTCACACATCACCCCCCTGTTAAGTGCGCAGGCTCCCGGAACGGCCGACGCGCTGTTGTATCGAGCCATGCTGACGTTCCTCTTTCAGGTGCAACGCATTCGTGCAATCTGGATCACAGGCAGCACAGCCACACTCAAACGCACAACTGACGTGGTGTGCAGCGCCCTGTTCCTAGTCCTGCTCAGCCCCGTGTTCCTGTTGATCGCGATTCTTGTGAAGCTGGAGGACGGCGGCCCCGTCTTCTTTGCGCAGCGCCGCGTCGGACAGCACGGACGCGAATTCAAGATGTTCAAGATTCGTTCAATGTGCATGAACGCCGAAGCGAAGATGAAGGAACTGCTCGACCAGAATCAGCACAAGGATGGCGTGACGTTCAAGATTAAAAACGATCCTCGCATCACCCGCGTCGGCCGCTGGCTCCGCAAATTTTCCCTCGATGAACTCCCCCAGTTCTACAATGTCCTTGTGGGCGACATGTCTCTCGTCGGCCCTCGCCCTCCTATTCCGAGCGAAGTTTCCAAGTACTCTCTGGTCCATCGCCGCCGGCTGGCCATCAAGCCCGGCATCACCTGCCTCTGGCAGATCAGCGGCCGCTCCGAGATTGATTTCTCCGGCCAGGTTCAATTGGACATTGATTACATCGAAAACCTCAGCTTCTGGATGGACGTAAAGATCCTGTTACGCACCGTTCCAGCGGTGATCTCAGGAAAGGGCGCTTATTGA
- a CDS encoding c-type cytochrome domain-containing protein, with the protein MNLTTPVLLVASTFCYFAVAAEAPSLPPPASRQGVSFAKDILPVFEKSCVKCHSGERPKAKLRLDTLEGTLKGSSEGKVVVPGDSAKSQLVLTVGHQVDKDLWMPPPGNKQGIKPLAAEEISLIRAWIDQGAK; encoded by the coding sequence ATGAATCTGACAACACCTGTTCTGTTGGTGGCCTCAACGTTCTGCTATTTCGCAGTGGCCGCAGAGGCGCCCTCCCTGCCGCCGCCGGCGTCTCGTCAGGGCGTGAGTTTTGCCAAGGACATCCTGCCAGTCTTTGAGAAATCGTGCGTGAAGTGCCACAGCGGCGAACGTCCCAAGGCCAAACTGCGGCTCGATACCCTCGAAGGCACCTTGAAGGGAAGTTCTGAAGGCAAGGTTGTCGTTCCTGGCGACAGTGCCAAGAGCCAGCTGGTTCTTACGGTTGGCCATCAGGTCGACAAAGATCTTTGGATGCCGCCCCCCGGCAACAAACAGGGCATCAAACCGCTCGCTGCCGAGGAGATTTCCCTGATCCGAGCGTGGATTGACCAGGGCGCAAAGTAG
- a CDS encoding efflux RND transporter periplasmic adaptor subunit — MKKWIFLMVALAAGTGGYVFWSKRPAASVSRTEASPLTTAVIESRSIVLSVGAAGDIGPDEMVSVRPEVNGRIAELPVNIGDQVKEGALLCALDDRDLQTERSSRVTEIEGARLQVLQAQRLFERSKRLYESKLISQEAFQDTETSYELAKNSLERAEKGLKIVEDKLAKTRIVAPFDCTVLTRPVAIGQAVSGSGGFNSGTDIMSIADLREMIITAHLNQADVIRIRPGQEVEISVEAVPGLKLKGEVERIAPQATIRNNMKGFTTQVRLRKLDDRVRPGMTANINIPILSADNVLAIPLAAVFTEQEERFAYVKVGADMFQPRPITIGVSDYQHAQILHGLSSGDVVSLIKPAAEKLTPAVVTGPGSQSTQVPTQDRSVALLNRTAAPTNSAAQLR; from the coding sequence ATGAAGAAGTGGATTTTTTTAATGGTTGCGCTGGCCGCCGGGACCGGCGGGTACGTATTTTGGTCGAAACGGCCAGCGGCGTCGGTCTCCCGGACCGAAGCTTCGCCGCTGACCACCGCGGTCATTGAGAGCCGCAGCATCGTTCTGAGCGTCGGCGCAGCCGGGGATATCGGTCCGGATGAAATGGTATCAGTGCGGCCGGAAGTGAATGGGCGGATCGCTGAATTGCCCGTGAACATTGGCGACCAGGTAAAGGAGGGCGCCTTGCTCTGTGCGTTGGACGATCGGGATCTCCAAACCGAACGATCCTCGCGCGTCACGGAAATCGAGGGCGCACGCCTCCAGGTGCTGCAGGCGCAGCGGCTCTTTGAACGCAGCAAGCGGCTGTATGAGAGCAAGCTGATTTCGCAGGAAGCTTTCCAGGATACGGAAACGTCCTACGAACTCGCCAAGAACTCGCTCGAGCGCGCTGAAAAAGGTTTGAAAATAGTGGAGGACAAACTCGCCAAAACACGGATTGTCGCCCCATTCGATTGCACCGTCCTCACCCGCCCCGTAGCCATCGGCCAGGCCGTGTCGGGTTCGGGCGGATTCAACAGCGGCACCGATATCATGTCCATCGCCGACCTGCGCGAGATGATCATCACCGCGCACCTCAATCAGGCGGATGTCATCCGGATCCGGCCCGGCCAGGAAGTCGAGATTTCGGTGGAGGCCGTGCCCGGCTTGAAGCTTAAGGGAGAGGTCGAACGCATTGCACCGCAGGCGACAATCCGAAACAACATGAAGGGTTTCACCACGCAGGTGCGCCTCCGCAAGCTTGATGATCGCGTTCGTCCCGGGATGACCGCCAACATCAATATTCCGATCCTTTCAGCGGATAACGTTCTCGCCATTCCGCTCGCGGCCGTATTTACAGAACAGGAAGAGCGTTTCGCCTACGTGAAAGTGGGCGCCGACATGTTTCAGCCGCGGCCCATCACGATTGGGGTGTCGGATTATCAGCACGCCCAGATCTTGCACGGGCTATCGAGCGGTGATGTTGTGTCGCTGATCAAGCCTGCAGCGGAAAAGCTCACGCCGGCCGTCGTCACCGGGCCGGGTTCGCAGAGCACGCAGGTGCCGACGCAAGATCGATCCGTAGCCTTGCTCAACCGCACAGCGGCCCCCACAAATTCTGCCGCGCAACTGCGCTAA
- a CDS encoding ABC transporter permease, which yields MNLLNAILVGFKEIWAHKFRSLLTMLGIILGVSSLIGMSALVKGMENGMREALVAIGGVERVRIQESDIPPEQQHRADQAVGLTMNDVYALQKNASLTKLIQPEMRVRNLVLTRGGRTSSPWNFLGTWPSAMEMNEHRIAHGRMFNEIDEETARPVCVIGTQVRDELFGSPDEIGYEYIPVGEQVTIQNQVFTIIGMFQHYESEQDRKARLQEALARASAGTNSAAGPSRDRGRNRGRGGGSWVFRMKNDTVYIPLNTMYLRFRAASGTNSAPDPRLTGMSIKVSSADALEPAIEQAHKALYRTHNGIEDFAFETQETWSENIAAAIKNARMSGGIIAAISLIVGGIGIMNIMLASITERIREIGIRKAIGATSLDVFIQILVESVVIAIIGGIAGLAASLGLVNLLTSISPTDNTPQITVTSCMIAFAFSVCVGVVAGLIPAFKAAKLDPIQALRYE from the coding sequence ATGAACCTGCTCAATGCGATCCTGGTGGGTTTCAAGGAAATCTGGGCGCATAAATTCCGCTCCCTCCTGACAATGCTCGGGATCATCCTCGGTGTTTCCAGCCTCATTGGCATGTCGGCCCTGGTGAAGGGCATGGAGAACGGAATGCGCGAGGCCTTGGTTGCAATCGGCGGCGTCGAACGCGTTCGCATCCAGGAGAGCGACATTCCCCCGGAGCAACAGCATCGCGCCGACCAGGCGGTCGGCCTCACAATGAACGATGTCTACGCCCTGCAGAAAAATGCGAGTCTCACGAAATTGATCCAACCTGAGATGCGCGTGCGCAACCTTGTCCTCACCCGCGGGGGCAGGACGTCATCGCCATGGAATTTTCTGGGCACATGGCCCAGCGCTATGGAGATGAACGAGCATCGCATCGCGCACGGACGCATGTTCAATGAAATCGATGAGGAGACCGCCCGCCCCGTCTGCGTAATCGGCACCCAGGTCCGCGACGAGTTGTTCGGTTCACCTGATGAAATCGGTTACGAATACATTCCCGTTGGCGAGCAGGTGACGATTCAAAACCAGGTCTTCACGATCATTGGAATGTTTCAGCATTACGAGAGCGAGCAGGACCGCAAGGCCCGCCTCCAGGAAGCGCTCGCGCGGGCATCCGCCGGGACCAACTCCGCGGCCGGACCGAGCCGGGATCGCGGACGCAATCGCGGACGCGGCGGCGGGAGCTGGGTGTTTCGCATGAAGAATGACACGGTGTATATCCCGCTCAACACCATGTATCTGCGTTTTCGGGCCGCCTCGGGGACGAACTCCGCGCCCGACCCCCGGCTGACAGGCATGTCAATCAAGGTCTCCAGTGCCGATGCTCTGGAACCCGCAATAGAACAGGCGCACAAGGCGCTGTATCGAACTCACAACGGCATTGAGGATTTCGCTTTCGAAACGCAGGAAACCTGGTCCGAGAACATCGCGGCCGCCATCAAGAACGCCCGAATGAGCGGCGGCATCATTGCGGCCATCAGCCTGATCGTCGGCGGCATTGGCATCATGAATATCATGCTTGCCAGCATCACGGAACGCATCCGCGAAATCGGCATTCGCAAGGCGATTGGAGCAACATCGCTCGATGTCTTCATTCAGATTCTTGTCGAGAGCGTCGTGATCGCGATCATTGGCGGCATCGCTGGACTCGCAGCGTCGCTCGGCCTCGTGAACCTGCTGACCTCCATTTCACCAACGGACAACACCCCGCAAATTACCGTGACCTCATGCATGATCGCGTTCGCGTTCAGTGTCTGTGTGGGGGTCGTTGCGGGGCTCATCCCGGCCTTCAAAGCGGCGAAACTCGATCCCATCCAGGCATTGCGCTACGAATAG
- a CDS encoding molybdopterin cofactor-binding domain-containing protein, whose product MSALRKPRKAMHKGTTSRVGFKGQAVHVDIEPERYELAAAPVYRFDVDRRQFFKVLGAGVVVLLFVEAAIAQESGGGSARSGRGGSRPTELGAWLHIGEDETISVFTGKTEVGQNIRTSLAQAVAEELSAALDRIELVMADTDRTPYDLGTFGSRTTPDMALHLRRTAAAAREALLDLAAERFHVDRAQLTAIDGKVISRDRKQEMTFGQLTRGQQLVRTVTDDVPLKPAADWKVAGTSAPKVRGADFVTGRHRYTSDMKREGMLHGRVLRPSAWEATLGALDVTAAEAMTGVTVVRDGNFIGVAAADPLLAARALDAIHVEWIPNPQISNDDLFEHLRKHARGAPDANEGERQTRDILLKQSYTIAYIAHAPLEPRAAVAEWQEKKLTVWTGTQRPFGVRSELAQAFGISEADVRVIVPDTGSGYGGKHTGEAAIEAARLARAAKKPVKLVWTREEEFAWAYFRPAGIVDIESAVRRDGTITRWHLHNYNSGTAGIRCPYEVSDVRTEFHRSASPLRQGSYRALASVANFFAREVHIDELAAKLKMDPLAFRLRNLEEPRLRAVLEAAANAFGWKREKLGPNRGFGIACGMEKGGFLATCAEVLADRDSGSVQVTRIVAAFECGAVVNPEHLKNQIAGCVAQGLGGALFEAIEFQNGKVMNGRFSDYRVPRFSDVPKMDVVLVDRKDLPSAGAGETPIAGIAPAISNAIFAASGIRLRSLPLVPDGLKVQEA is encoded by the coding sequence ATGAGTGCGCTTCGGAAGCCGCGAAAGGCAATGCACAAGGGCACAACCTCACGCGTGGGATTCAAGGGGCAAGCCGTTCACGTGGATATCGAGCCGGAACGTTACGAACTCGCTGCGGCGCCCGTTTACAGATTCGATGTGGATCGCCGCCAGTTCTTCAAAGTGCTTGGCGCTGGCGTTGTGGTGCTTTTGTTCGTTGAGGCCGCGATTGCGCAGGAGTCGGGCGGAGGTAGCGCGCGAAGTGGACGAGGGGGTTCGCGGCCGACGGAGCTTGGGGCGTGGCTGCACATAGGCGAAGACGAAACCATTTCGGTATTTACCGGCAAAACGGAGGTGGGGCAAAACATCCGCACTTCGCTCGCGCAAGCGGTCGCCGAAGAATTGTCCGCGGCGCTCGACCGCATCGAACTGGTCATGGCCGATACTGACCGAACTCCTTACGATTTGGGAACCTTCGGAAGCCGTACCACGCCTGACATGGCGCTGCACCTGCGTCGAACTGCCGCCGCTGCGCGGGAGGCGCTGTTGGATTTGGCGGCTGAACGGTTTCACGTCGATCGCGCGCAGTTGACGGCAATCGATGGCAAGGTGATTTCGCGGGATCGAAAACAGGAAATGACGTTCGGTCAATTGACCCGTGGACAGCAGCTTGTCCGCACTGTGACGGACGATGTGCCGCTCAAACCTGCCGCGGATTGGAAGGTGGCGGGAACCTCCGCACCCAAAGTGAGGGGTGCGGATTTCGTCACGGGCCGGCATCGTTACACGTCCGACATGAAACGCGAAGGCATGCTGCATGGCCGTGTGCTCCGGCCTTCAGCGTGGGAGGCAACATTGGGCGCCCTGGACGTGACAGCAGCGGAGGCGATGACTGGCGTCACAGTGGTTCGCGATGGCAACTTCATAGGCGTCGCCGCAGCGGATCCATTGCTAGCGGCGCGGGCACTGGATGCGATTCATGTGGAATGGATTCCGAACCCGCAGATTTCGAACGACGACCTGTTCGAGCATCTTCGAAAACACGCTCGAGGAGCACCTGACGCAAATGAAGGCGAGCGGCAAACCAGGGACATTCTGCTCAAGCAGAGCTACACGATTGCCTACATCGCGCACGCGCCACTGGAACCGCGCGCGGCCGTGGCCGAATGGCAGGAAAAGAAATTGACGGTATGGACGGGAACGCAAAGGCCGTTTGGAGTTCGTAGTGAACTCGCCCAGGCGTTTGGCATCTCCGAAGCGGATGTACGAGTGATCGTTCCCGACACCGGTTCCGGTTATGGCGGAAAACATACGGGCGAGGCAGCAATCGAAGCAGCGCGTCTGGCGCGGGCGGCGAAAAAGCCGGTGAAACTGGTTTGGACGCGGGAGGAGGAATTTGCTTGGGCCTATTTTCGACCCGCGGGCATTGTCGATATTGAGAGCGCTGTCCGCCGCGACGGCACCATTACGCGCTGGCACCTGCACAACTACAACTCGGGAACGGCTGGAATCCGATGCCCTTACGAGGTGTCGGATGTGAGAACGGAATTCCATCGGAGCGCCTCCCCGTTGCGGCAGGGTTCGTATCGCGCGCTCGCTTCGGTGGCAAACTTCTTCGCGCGCGAAGTTCATATCGATGAACTGGCAGCCAAGTTGAAGATGGATCCGCTCGCGTTCCGGTTGCGCAATCTGGAAGAGCCGAGACTGCGCGCGGTGCTGGAGGCTGCGGCAAATGCATTTGGCTGGAAGCGCGAGAAACTGGGGCCCAATCGCGGGTTCGGCATTGCGTGCGGAATGGAAAAGGGCGGGTTCCTGGCGACATGCGCGGAAGTCCTCGCCGATCGCGACAGCGGTTCCGTGCAGGTCACACGCATCGTTGCGGCCTTTGAATGCGGCGCCGTGGTGAATCCCGAACATTTGAAGAATCAGATTGCAGGATGCGTGGCCCAGGGATTGGGTGGCGCGCTGTTCGAGGCAATCGAGTTTCAAAACGGGAAAGTGATGAATGGGCGGTTCTCTGACTACCGCGTGCCGCGCTTCAGCGACGTCCCGAAAATGGACGTGGTGCTCGTCGATCGCAAGGATCTCCCGTCGGCAGGCGCAGGTGAAACACCCATCGCAGGGATCGCCCCCGCGATCAGCAACGCAATCTTTGCCGCGTCAGGAATTCGACTTCGCTCATTGCCGCTCGTGCCTGACGGATTGAAGGTTCAGGAGGCTTGA